One Nostocoides sp. HKS02 genomic window carries:
- a CDS encoding GH25 family lysozyme → MTLLFADVSEFQEDIDWTAYGAAHRAVIVRAAVTFWSRHQQRTIYRADLTWAQNLPGARTHCDWRGFYLYLDATANPRRAARLFADTVGPLLPGEVAILDLEEGDGDQSARRAEFLDELHAPVEWTYSGLDFSQHHLPGVAIDWLAAYQDNEPTKPHLLWQNTDAAQWPGIAKPCDGNRFNGTLDDLIALTTNPSLLEVDMPLNDDDVKKIWGFPGVDNVQGGAQTIWRTVVEGTVNSREVRRLEGQVAVLTTALQALAQAKGADAAAITKAVVDKINSLHL, encoded by the coding sequence ATGACGCTGCTCTTCGCGGACGTCTCCGAGTTCCAGGAGGACATCGACTGGACGGCCTACGGCGCAGCCCACCGTGCGGTGATCGTCCGGGCCGCGGTCACCTTCTGGTCGAGGCACCAGCAGCGAACGATCTACCGGGCAGACCTCACGTGGGCGCAGAACCTCCCGGGTGCCCGCACGCACTGCGACTGGCGCGGCTTCTACCTCTACCTGGACGCGACGGCGAACCCCCGGCGGGCGGCCCGCCTGTTCGCCGACACCGTTGGCCCGCTGCTGCCCGGCGAGGTCGCCATCCTCGACCTCGAGGAGGGCGACGGCGACCAGTCGGCTCGCCGGGCCGAGTTCCTCGACGAGCTCCACGCGCCAGTCGAGTGGACCTACTCGGGCCTCGACTTCTCGCAGCACCACCTGCCGGGCGTCGCGATCGACTGGCTGGCGGCATACCAGGACAACGAGCCGACCAAGCCCCATCTGCTCTGGCAGAACACCGACGCCGCACAGTGGCCCGGGATCGCCAAGCCCTGTGATGGCAACCGGTTCAACGGCACCCTCGACGACCTCATCGCCCTCACCACCAACCCATCCCTTCTGGAGGTCGACATGCCCCTGAACGATGACGACGTCAAGAAGATCTGGGGGTTCCCCGGAGTGGACAACGTCCAAGGCGGCGCCCAGACCATCTGGCGCACCGTCGTGGAGGGCACCGTCAACTCGCGTGAGGTCCGCCGGCTCGAGGGGCAGGTGGCGGTGCTCACGACCGCGCTGCAGGCGCTGGCGCAGGCGAAGGGAGCCGATGCGGCGGCGATCACCAAGGCGGTGGTGGACAAGATCAACAGCCTCCACCTGTAG
- a CDS encoding ATP-binding cassette domain-containing protein, translating to MITVESLTKTYGRGLTAVDDVSFTAATGRVTGFLGPNGAGKSTTMRIMVGLTPATSGSVTIDGRRFTDLPNPGTEVGVLLDASAQHAGRTGREILTLVQRTMGLPRARVQEMLDLVSLTATEADRRVRDYSLGMRQRLGIGAALLGDPYVLILDEPANGLDPAGIRWMRDLLRGYADRGGTVLLSSHLLHEIEVIADDLVVIGKGRIVAQGTKADLLAAAGTVARARDGAALVAALERGGLSATTHPDGSVHTDATPDRVGEVALAARLALTELRAADGAGLEEMFLELTADTQREGAVA from the coding sequence ATGATCACAGTCGAATCACTCACGAAGACCTACGGACGCGGCCTCACCGCGGTCGACGACGTCTCGTTCACGGCGGCCACCGGCAGGGTGACCGGCTTCCTCGGCCCCAACGGTGCAGGCAAGTCGACGACGATGCGCATCATGGTCGGCCTCACGCCGGCCACCTCCGGATCCGTCACGATCGACGGACGCCGCTTCACCGACCTGCCCAACCCCGGCACCGAGGTCGGCGTCCTCCTGGACGCCTCGGCCCAGCACGCCGGGCGCACCGGTCGGGAGATCCTCACCCTCGTGCAGCGCACGATGGGCCTGCCTCGAGCCCGGGTCCAGGAGATGCTCGACCTCGTCAGCCTCACCGCGACCGAGGCCGACCGACGGGTGCGGGACTACTCCCTCGGGATGCGCCAGCGCCTCGGCATCGGGGCAGCTCTGCTCGGGGACCCGTACGTGCTGATCCTCGACGAGCCAGCCAACGGCCTCGACCCAGCCGGCATCCGCTGGATGCGTGACCTCCTGCGCGGGTATGCCGACCGGGGCGGCACCGTGCTGCTCTCCAGCCACCTGCTCCACGAGATCGAGGTCATTGCCGACGACCTCGTCGTCATCGGCAAGGGCCGCATCGTCGCGCAGGGCACCAAGGCCGACCTGCTCGCAGCGGCGGGCACCGTGGCGCGCGCTCGCGACGGCGCGGCGCTCGTCGCGGCCCTCGAGCGCGGCGGCCTGTCGGCCACGACGCATCCCGACGGCAGTGTCCACACCGACGCAACCCCGGACCGGGTGGGCGAGGTCGCGCTTGCCGCCCGCCTGGCCCTCACCGAGCTCCGCGCCGCCGACGGGGCCGGGCTCGAGGAGATGTTCCTCGAGCTCACCGCAGACACCCAGCGTGAAGGAGCAGTCGCATGA
- the ppsA gene encoding phosphoenolpyruvate synthase: protein MSNVLWFSTLGMKDLDQVGGKNASLGEMVSNLASAGVRVPDGFATTADAYRAFIAQSGLADTIIGEMAQLDTEDVMQLAEVGQRVRATIVNQPLPADIEADIRKAYDQLVADNPEATFAVRSSATAEDLPDASFAGQQETFLNIHGIDAVLQAIKEVFASLYNDRAIAYRVHHGFEHETVALSAGVQRMVRSDIGASGVMFTMDTESGFDDAVFITSSYGLGEAVVQGAVNPDEFYVYKPGLRAGRPAILKRAVGGKATKMVYTSDAAVGKTTEFVDVEPAQQRLLSLTDAEVEELARHALVIEDHYGRPMDIEWGKDGLDGQLYVLQARPETVKSRQSATTVSRYRITGSGPLLVEGRAIGQKVGAGAVRVLASADQMRDFQPGEVLVADMTDPDWEPIMKRASAIVTNRGGRTCHAAIIARELGIPAVVGAGNATSELADGREVTVSCAEGDTGYVYAGLLDFAVEETDMQAMPQIPVGIMMNVGTPDQAFAFSRLPNEGVGLARLEFIINRQIGIHPKALLDHELLTGTVRDQVDAAVAPYASPREYFVQRVAEGVATIAAAFAPKHVIVRMSDFKSNEYANLVGGDLYEPHEENPMIGYRGASRYLSEEFRECFAMECEALRYVRDEMGLSNVKVMIPFVRTVTEAKGVIDLLAEHGLRRGENDLQVIMMCEIPSNAVIADQFLDHFDGFSIGSNDMTQLTLGLDRDSALVAAGFDERDPAVKAMLAMAITACKARGKYVGICGQGPSDHPDLAEWLLEQGIDTMSLNPDSVVETWVRLGRS from the coding sequence ATGAGCAACGTGCTGTGGTTCTCCACCCTGGGCATGAAGGACCTCGACCAGGTGGGCGGCAAGAACGCCTCCCTGGGTGAGATGGTCAGCAACCTGGCCTCGGCCGGGGTGCGGGTGCCGGACGGGTTCGCGACCACCGCCGACGCCTACCGCGCGTTCATCGCCCAGTCCGGGCTGGCCGACACGATCATCGGCGAGATGGCCCAGCTCGACACCGAGGACGTCATGCAGCTCGCCGAGGTGGGTCAGCGGGTGCGGGCGACCATCGTGAACCAGCCGCTGCCGGCCGACATCGAGGCCGACATCCGCAAGGCCTACGACCAGCTCGTCGCCGACAACCCGGAGGCCACCTTCGCGGTGCGCTCCAGTGCGACGGCCGAGGACCTGCCGGACGCGTCGTTCGCCGGCCAGCAGGAGACCTTCCTCAACATCCACGGCATCGACGCCGTGCTGCAGGCGATCAAGGAGGTCTTCGCCTCGCTCTACAACGACCGGGCGATCGCGTACCGCGTGCACCACGGCTTCGAGCACGAGACGGTGGCGCTGTCGGCCGGGGTGCAGCGCATGGTCCGCTCGGACATCGGGGCGTCGGGGGTGATGTTCACCATGGACACCGAGTCGGGGTTCGACGACGCGGTGTTCATCACCTCGTCCTACGGCCTGGGCGAGGCAGTCGTCCAGGGCGCGGTCAACCCCGACGAGTTCTACGTCTACAAGCCGGGCCTGCGTGCGGGTCGCCCCGCGATCCTCAAGCGTGCCGTGGGTGGCAAGGCGACCAAGATGGTCTACACCTCCGACGCCGCGGTGGGGAAGACGACCGAGTTCGTCGATGTCGAGCCCGCTCAGCAACGGCTCCTGAGCCTGACCGACGCCGAGGTCGAGGAGCTCGCCCGGCATGCGCTGGTGATCGAGGACCACTACGGCCGCCCGATGGACATCGAGTGGGGCAAGGACGGCCTCGACGGGCAGCTCTACGTCCTCCAGGCCCGGCCCGAGACGGTGAAGTCGCGCCAGTCCGCCACCACCGTGTCCCGCTACCGCATCACCGGGAGCGGGCCGCTGCTGGTCGAGGGACGCGCCATCGGGCAGAAGGTCGGCGCCGGCGCGGTGCGGGTGCTGGCCTCAGCCGACCAGATGCGTGACTTCCAGCCCGGCGAGGTCCTCGTGGCCGACATGACCGACCCCGACTGGGAGCCGATCATGAAGCGCGCGAGCGCGATCGTGACCAACCGGGGTGGGCGCACCTGCCACGCCGCGATCATCGCCCGCGAGCTCGGCATACCGGCTGTCGTCGGTGCCGGGAACGCCACGAGCGAGCTGGCCGACGGGCGTGAGGTCACCGTCTCGTGCGCCGAGGGCGACACCGGCTACGTGTATGCCGGACTGCTCGACTTTGCGGTCGAGGAGACCGACATGCAGGCCATGCCGCAGATCCCGGTCGGCATCATGATGAACGTCGGCACACCGGACCAGGCGTTCGCGTTCTCGCGACTGCCGAACGAGGGGGTCGGGCTGGCCCGGCTGGAGTTCATCATCAACCGGCAGATCGGCATCCACCCCAAGGCGCTGCTCGACCACGAGCTGCTGACCGGGACGGTGCGCGACCAGGTCGACGCGGCGGTGGCGCCGTACGCCTCGCCGCGGGAGTACTTCGTGCAGCGCGTGGCCGAGGGTGTGGCGACCATCGCCGCGGCCTTTGCGCCCAAGCACGTGATCGTGCGGATGTCGGACTTCAAGTCCAACGAGTACGCCAACCTCGTCGGGGGAGACCTCTACGAGCCGCATGAGGAGAACCCGATGATCGGGTACCGCGGCGCCTCGCGGTACCTGTCCGAGGAGTTCCGCGAGTGCTTCGCGATGGAGTGCGAGGCGCTGCGCTACGTCCGCGACGAGATGGGGCTGAGCAACGTCAAGGTGATGATCCCGTTCGTGCGTACGGTGACCGAGGCCAAGGGGGTCATCGACCTGCTCGCCGAGCACGGGCTGCGGCGCGGCGAGAACGACCTGCAGGTCATCATGATGTGCGAGATCCCCTCCAACGCCGTCATCGCCGACCAGTTCCTCGACCACTTCGACGGGTTCTCGATCGGCTCGAACGACATGACCCAGCTGACCCTCGGGCTCGACCGCGACTCCGCCCTCGTCGCGGCCGGTTTCGACGAGCGTGACCCCGCCGTCAAGGCGATGCTGGCCATGGCGATCACCGCCTGCAAGGCGCGCGGCAAGTACGTCGGCATCTGCGGTCAGGGCCCGAGCGACCACCCCGACCTCGCCGAATGGCTGCTCGAGCAGGGCATCGACACGATGTCCCTCAACCCTGACTCCGTCGTCGAGACCTGGGTCCGCCTCGGCCGCTCCTGA
- a CDS encoding kinase/pyrophosphorylase produces MGLFVANYPLLDEDLQSTDLPRPIAELGDRCFGLIATPARLSEVRQQRRPNSTYASLEQCTRELRRADALYRANGIPVINSTTRSVEEMSTQILQTLGSRPSRERSRT; encoded by the coding sequence ATGGGCTTGTTCGTGGCCAACTACCCGTTGCTGGACGAGGACCTCCAGAGCACCGACCTGCCGCGGCCCATCGCCGAGCTGGGGGACCGGTGCTTCGGCCTGATCGCGACCCCGGCGCGGCTGTCCGAGGTGCGCCAGCAACGTCGACCGAACTCGACGTACGCCTCCCTGGAGCAGTGCACCCGGGAGCTGCGCCGCGCCGACGCGCTCTACCGTGCCAACGGCATACCGGTCATCAACTCCACCACGAGGTCGGTGGAGGAGATGTCCACCCAGATCCTCCAGACCCTTGGTTCCCGACCCTCTCGCGAAAGAAGCCGGACATGA